A single region of the Streptomyces sp. NBC_00425 genome encodes:
- a CDS encoding alpha-L-fucosidase, whose translation MPSSINRRQFLAGATFVAAATVAGGLFGAGGAQAAPSTYTPDWNSVDQHPPAPEWFQDAKFGIYFHWGVFSVPAYDNEWYPRNMYASGSKANQHHIATYGQPSAWPYHNFINGAKDLAGNNVQFAPKLKSAGGNFDPDEWAQLFADAGAKYAGPVAEHHDGFSMWDSQVNEWNSVAKGPHLDLLQLFTTAIRAKNLKLLVAMHHAYNFTGFYENAPAQSDPSLKKLYGQLGSTAENQLWYDKLKEVVDRSQPDILWQDFNLDAVDEQQRLNFLSYYYNRANAWGREVVATYKDGFNGKGEVFDYERGGPADLTTPYWLTDDSISNSSWCYTQGIGYYSAKQMLHSFIDRVSKNGNVLLNIAPMADGTIPQGQKDILLGMGDYLKRFGESIYSTRAWTVYGEGPTKMGGGAFTNPTAGTAQDIRFTRNKANNVLYATVLGWPGSSLTIKTLGSDRINLSSLTSVKLLDSTAGTYINLATPTQSASGLTVALPSSAPYSANAYVLKLAFSGTIPELRPQAGVIAFADTGYSGVSAVLALGDHSAADLASSGLALRTISSLRPSPGYQLIGYSGDNFTGTSWTFTADNPDLRATGNNDQIASLKVQFNPATYLRITNVTDGLALDSGGNVASGSNLKQWSWDGSPNLQWQAVDVGGGFYKLVNRTNGMVADGWGVTVDGSPARQAAWNGSPNQQWTITPRGGDRYSIANRTTGLVLDGGGSVASGALTKQWTYGSSTNLLWTFTAL comes from the coding sequence ATGCCGAGTTCGATCAACAGACGCCAGTTCTTGGCGGGAGCCACCTTCGTGGCCGCGGCGACGGTCGCCGGCGGCTTGTTCGGCGCGGGCGGCGCGCAGGCCGCCCCCAGCACGTACACGCCGGACTGGAACTCGGTGGACCAGCACCCGCCGGCCCCGGAGTGGTTCCAGGACGCCAAGTTCGGCATCTACTTCCACTGGGGTGTCTTCAGCGTTCCCGCGTACGACAACGAGTGGTATCCGCGCAACATGTACGCGAGCGGCAGCAAGGCCAACCAGCACCACATCGCGACCTACGGTCAGCCCTCCGCCTGGCCTTACCACAACTTCATCAACGGCGCGAAGGACCTGGCGGGCAACAACGTCCAGTTCGCCCCGAAGCTGAAGTCGGCGGGCGGGAACTTCGACCCCGACGAGTGGGCGCAGCTGTTCGCCGACGCGGGCGCCAAGTACGCCGGCCCGGTCGCGGAGCACCACGACGGCTTCTCGATGTGGGACAGCCAGGTCAACGAGTGGAACTCGGTCGCCAAGGGCCCGCACCTCGACCTGCTGCAGCTGTTCACCACGGCCATCCGCGCCAAGAACCTCAAGCTGCTGGTGGCCATGCACCACGCGTACAACTTCACCGGCTTCTACGAGAACGCCCCCGCACAGTCCGACCCGAGCCTCAAGAAGCTCTACGGGCAACTGGGTTCGACCGCGGAGAACCAGCTCTGGTACGACAAGCTCAAGGAGGTCGTCGACCGCTCCCAGCCCGACATCCTGTGGCAGGACTTCAATCTGGACGCGGTCGACGAGCAGCAGCGCCTGAACTTCCTGTCCTACTACTACAACCGGGCCAACGCCTGGGGCCGAGAGGTCGTCGCCACCTACAAGGACGGGTTCAACGGCAAGGGCGAGGTCTTCGACTACGAGCGCGGCGGCCCCGCGGACCTCACCACCCCGTACTGGCTGACCGACGACAGCATCTCCAACAGCAGCTGGTGCTACACCCAGGGCATCGGCTACTACAGCGCCAAGCAGATGCTGCACTCGTTCATCGACCGGGTCAGCAAGAACGGCAACGTGCTGTTGAACATCGCGCCGATGGCCGACGGCACCATCCCGCAGGGACAGAAGGACATCCTGCTCGGCATGGGTGACTACCTGAAGCGCTTCGGCGAGTCGATCTACTCGACCCGCGCCTGGACGGTGTACGGCGAAGGCCCGACGAAGATGGGAGGCGGCGCGTTCACCAATCCGACGGCCGGCACCGCACAGGACATCCGCTTCACCCGCAACAAGGCCAACAACGTCCTGTACGCCACCGTCCTCGGCTGGCCGGGCAGCTCCCTGACGATCAAGACGCTCGGCTCGGACCGGATCAACCTCTCCTCACTGACCTCGGTGAAGCTCCTCGACTCCACCGCCGGCACCTACATCAACCTGGCCACGCCGACGCAGAGCGCGTCCGGCCTCACGGTCGCCCTGCCCTCCTCGGCTCCCTACAGCGCCAACGCTTACGTGCTCAAGCTCGCCTTCTCCGGCACGATCCCGGAACTGCGGCCGCAAGCCGGGGTGATCGCCTTCGCGGACACCGGCTACTCCGGCGTGTCCGCCGTGCTCGCCCTCGGCGACCACAGCGCGGCCGATCTGGCCTCGTCGGGCCTGGCCCTTCGCACGATCTCCTCCCTCCGGCCGTCCCCCGGCTACCAGCTGATCGGCTACTCCGGAGACAACTTCACCGGCACCTCGTGGACCTTCACCGCCGACAACCCCGACCTGCGGGCCACCGGCAACAACGACCAGATCGCCTCCCTGAAGGTCCAGTTCAACCCGGCGACGTACCTGCGGATCACCAACGTCACCGACGGCCTGGCCCTGGACAGCGGCGGCAACGTCGCCTCCGGCTCCAACCTCAAGCAGTGGTCGTGGGACGGCAGCCCCAACCTGCAGTGGCAGGCGGTGGACGTCGGAGGCGGCTTCTACAAGCTGGTCAACCGCACCAACGGCATGGTCGCCGACGGCTGGGGCGTCACCGTCGACGGCTCGCCGGCCCGACAGGCCGCCTGGAACGGCAGCCCCAACCAGCAGTGGACGATCACGCCGCGCGGCGGTGACCGCTACTCGATCGCCAACCGCACCACGGGGCTGGTGCTCGACGGGGGCGGCAGCGTCGCCTCGGGCGCCCTCACCAAGCAGTGGACCTACGGCTCCAGCACCAACCTGCTGTGGACCTTCACCGCGCTCTGA
- a CDS encoding ATP-binding SpoIIE family protein phosphatase, with translation MNLDETLRELCRAAVPAFADLAFVHLYAPLPVGDEIASSPGVLRLHATDRAPGVRATPKGPRPTPSAADTVRAAEVVRSAPTGRLARLLRAGRPVFGDLPGVRSVVAELLGATDAPGVVPPGRRLILAPLHGRSRAMGSVVLVRGPGRADFTGDDLLVASQLATHTALGIHKAVLYAREASVADTLQRTMLPQSLPDPAGVTLAGRYLPASRTAQVGGDWYDAIPLPGNRVALVIGDVMGHSMTSAAIMGQLRTIVQTLAGLDLPPDEILHHLDEQAERLGSEHTATCLYAMYDPVLHRLLVSNAGHLPPVLLHPDGRTEVLPAPPGAPIGVGAGGFESTEMHAPAGATLLLYTDGLVESRDSDVLTGVDRLRARLRTAASGSAPPALEELCDLALGPLGSGGRDDDIALLAARFEGIPPETVAYWYMAPRPQTARQARRLTRRTLHLWGLDSLVESTELLVSEVVANAVRFASRPIVLRLLRTDVLRCEVEDDSPLVPRMRHARLSDEGGRGLFLVDQLAGRWGATRISVGKVVWFEQSLSYGQDPG, from the coding sequence ATGAACCTCGACGAGACGCTGCGGGAACTGTGCCGGGCGGCCGTACCGGCCTTCGCCGACCTGGCATTCGTCCACCTGTACGCGCCGCTTCCGGTCGGTGACGAGATCGCCTCCTCTCCCGGTGTCCTGCGACTGCACGCGACGGACCGCGCCCCCGGGGTCAGGGCGACCCCGAAAGGGCCGCGCCCGACGCCGTCGGCCGCCGACACCGTCCGGGCGGCGGAGGTCGTACGGAGCGCCCCCACCGGTCGGCTCGCCCGGCTGCTGCGGGCCGGGCGGCCGGTGTTCGGGGACCTGCCGGGCGTGCGCTCGGTGGTCGCCGAACTGCTGGGGGCGACTGACGCTCCCGGCGTGGTGCCGCCCGGGCGGCGGCTGATCCTCGCCCCCCTGCACGGCCGCAGCCGCGCCATGGGCAGCGTCGTCCTCGTCCGCGGGCCGGGCCGGGCGGACTTCACCGGCGACGACCTGCTCGTCGCCTCCCAACTCGCCACGCACACCGCTCTCGGAATCCACAAGGCCGTGCTCTACGCCCGCGAGGCGTCCGTCGCGGACACGCTCCAGCGCACGATGCTTCCGCAGTCGCTGCCGGACCCGGCCGGAGTCACGCTGGCCGGCCGCTATCTGCCGGCCTCGCGGACCGCACAGGTCGGCGGCGACTGGTACGACGCGATCCCGCTGCCCGGCAACCGCGTCGCGCTGGTCATCGGCGACGTGATGGGCCACTCCATGACCTCGGCCGCGATCATGGGGCAGCTGCGCACCATCGTGCAGACGCTGGCCGGGCTCGACCTGCCGCCGGACGAGATCCTGCACCACCTCGACGAACAGGCGGAGCGTCTGGGCAGCGAGCACACGGCGACGTGTCTGTACGCCATGTACGACCCCGTGCTGCACCGGCTGCTGGTGTCCAACGCCGGCCATCTGCCTCCGGTGCTCCTCCACCCCGACGGCAGGACGGAGGTGCTGCCGGCCCCGCCCGGGGCGCCGATCGGTGTGGGCGCCGGCGGCTTCGAGTCCACCGAGATGCACGCCCCGGCCGGAGCGACCCTGCTGTTGTACACCGACGGCCTGGTCGAGTCCCGCGACTCGGACGTGCTGACCGGGGTGGACCGGCTGCGCGCCCGACTGCGGACGGCCGCCTCGGGATCCGCGCCCCCGGCGCTGGAAGAGCTGTGCGATCTGGCGCTCGGACCGCTCGGGTCGGGAGGCCGGGACGACGACATCGCGCTGCTCGCGGCCCGTTTCGAGGGCATCCCGCCGGAGACCGTCGCGTACTGGTACATGGCCCCGCGTCCGCAGACCGCGCGGCAGGCCCGCCGACTGACCCGCAGGACCCTGCACCTCTGGGGCCTCGACTCCCTGGTGGAGTCCACCGAGCTCCTGGTCAGCGAGGTCGTGGCGAACGCCGTGCGCTTCGCCTCCCGTCCGATCGTCCTGCGGCTGCTCCGCACGGACGTGCTGCGCTGCGAGGTGGAGGACGACTCACCCCTGGTGCCCCGGATGCGGCACGCCCGGCTGAGCGACGAGGGCGGGCGCGGACTCTTCCTGGTGGATCAGCTGGCCGGGCGCTGGGGGGCGACGCGGATCAGCGTGGGAAAGGTCGTCTGGTTCGAGCAGTCGCTGTCCTACGGCCAGGACCCCGGCTGA
- a CDS encoding class I SAM-dependent DNA methyltransferase, which translates to MKLDRAGQAEAFDAIGDHYDEAFPHKEGQVASAEWLIASLPAGSRVLDLGCGTGVPTARRLAEAGLQVVGVDLADRMVALARGNVPTGVFHQADIADLRPGGPRDLGRFDAVTAFFALLMLPRAEIPLALRTVHHLVLPHGLFALSMVEADVDDFSIPFIGRTIRVSGYLREELREIVEATGFEVVEETSYTYAPATADVQPEVQIFLRCRRRA; encoded by the coding sequence ATGAAGCTCGACCGCGCGGGTCAGGCCGAGGCCTTCGACGCCATCGGCGACCACTACGACGAGGCCTTCCCCCACAAGGAGGGACAGGTCGCGTCCGCCGAGTGGCTCATCGCCTCCCTGCCGGCCGGCTCCCGGGTCCTGGACCTGGGATGCGGTACCGGGGTCCCGACCGCCCGCCGACTGGCGGAGGCGGGGCTGCAGGTGGTCGGCGTCGACCTGGCGGACCGGATGGTCGCGCTCGCCCGCGGGAACGTGCCCACCGGAGTGTTCCACCAGGCCGACATCGCTGACCTGCGGCCCGGAGGCCCACGCGACCTCGGCCGCTTCGACGCGGTGACGGCGTTCTTCGCGCTGCTCATGCTGCCGCGCGCGGAGATCCCCCTCGCCCTGCGGACCGTCCACCACCTGGTGCTCCCGCACGGACTGTTCGCGCTGTCGATGGTCGAGGCAGATGTGGACGACTTCTCCATCCCGTTCATCGGCAGGACGATCCGGGTGTCCGGCTACCTCCGGGAGGAGCTGCGCGAGATCGTCGAGGCGACCGGCTTCGAGGTCGTCGAGGAGACCTCGTACACGTACGCTCCGGCGACCGCGGACGTCCAGCCCGAGGTGCAGATCTTCCTGCGGTGCAGGCGGCGCGCCTGA
- a CDS encoding helix-turn-helix domain-containing protein has translation MTTVALAVTDGMLHFELSLACEVFGSDLTGVADPWYRFSLCGPTAVRVGHFRLEPDHRLDRLEHADTVIVPGWADIDRDPPAELVEAVRAAHEAGARVASLCTGAFVLAAAGLLDGRRATTHWAHAEELAARHPQVTVDPDVLYVDDGRVLTSAGKAAAMDLCLHLVRLDHGSSVANTLARRLVVPPHRDGGQAQFVRTPVPAPGNHPLAELFPWVLRRLDRPLTVEDLARRARMSSRHLGRHFRSVTGTTPLQWLLTQRIRRAQELLETTDDTVDAIATVTGMGTATTLRRHFNRTVGVPPDAYRRTFRSRSLPLAHRRQPPTVRPS, from the coding sequence ATGACCACCGTCGCGCTGGCCGTCACCGACGGCATGCTGCACTTCGAACTGTCCCTGGCCTGCGAGGTGTTCGGCTCCGATCTGACCGGCGTGGCGGACCCCTGGTACCGCTTCTCGCTCTGCGGACCGACCGCCGTGCGGGTGGGCCACTTCCGGCTGGAGCCCGACCACCGACTCGACCGGCTCGAGCACGCCGACACCGTGATCGTGCCGGGCTGGGCCGACATCGACCGCGATCCGCCGGCCGAGCTGGTGGAGGCGGTGCGCGCGGCCCACGAGGCGGGCGCCCGCGTGGCCTCGCTCTGCACGGGCGCCTTCGTGCTGGCCGCCGCCGGTCTGCTGGACGGCCGGCGCGCGACCACGCACTGGGCGCACGCCGAGGAGCTGGCCGCGCGGCACCCGCAAGTGACGGTCGACCCGGACGTCCTCTACGTCGACGACGGTCGCGTGCTCACCTCCGCCGGCAAGGCCGCCGCCATGGACCTGTGCCTGCATCTCGTCCGCCTCGACCACGGATCGTCGGTCGCCAACACGCTCGCCCGCCGTCTGGTCGTGCCGCCGCACCGGGACGGCGGCCAGGCGCAGTTCGTGCGGACGCCGGTTCCCGCACCGGGCAACCACCCGCTCGCCGAACTGTTCCCCTGGGTGCTGCGCCGGCTGGACCGTCCGCTCACCGTGGAGGACCTGGCCCGCCGGGCGCGGATGAGTTCGCGGCATCTGGGCCGTCACTTCAGGTCGGTCACCGGCACCACCCCGCTGCAGTGGCTGCTCACTCAGCGGATCCGCCGTGCGCAGGAACTGCTGGAGACCACCGACGACACCGTCGACGCCATCGCGACGGTCACCGGCATGGGCACCGCCACGACGCTGCGACGACACTTCAACCGGACGGTCGGGGTGCCTCCGGACGCCTATCGCCGCACCTTCCGCTCCCGCAGCCTCCCCCTGGCGCACAGGCGACAGCCGCCGACGGTCCGCCCGTCGTGA
- a CDS encoding saccharopine dehydrogenase family protein yields the protein MGTGQRVAVFGAYGHTGRFVVTELGERGFLPVLSGRDAVRLKALAHETGWEARPASVDDPAALDRALAGAAAVINCAGPFATTAAPVIEAALRARIPYLDVAAEIEANVDTFARFADRAREAGTLVVPAMAFFGGLGDLLVTAVAQDWATADEAHIAYGLSSWHPTAGTRTAGAVSRQRRDGRRVRYAGGRLEYRDDASPILEWSFPEPLGKRSVIGEFTMADVVTVPSHLSIPDVRTYMTVEAARDIAAPDTPVPAAADEQGRSDQTFLVDVVVRSGDAERRAVARGRDIYAVTAPLVVEAVGRVLTGRTEAVGVVSAGEVFDAPDFLRALSPHITVEPRP from the coding sequence ATGGGAACGGGACAGCGGGTGGCGGTGTTCGGGGCTTACGGACACACCGGGCGGTTCGTGGTGACGGAGCTCGGCGAGCGGGGGTTCCTTCCGGTCCTCTCCGGCCGCGACGCCGTCCGACTGAAGGCGCTGGCACACGAGACGGGCTGGGAGGCCCGCCCGGCGTCCGTCGACGACCCGGCCGCCCTCGACCGGGCGCTGGCCGGAGCCGCGGCGGTGATCAACTGCGCCGGGCCCTTCGCCACGACGGCCGCCCCCGTGATCGAGGCGGCGCTGCGGGCCCGCATCCCGTACCTCGACGTGGCGGCCGAGATCGAGGCCAACGTCGACACCTTCGCGCGCTTCGCCGACCGGGCACGGGAGGCGGGAACGCTGGTCGTCCCCGCGATGGCCTTCTTCGGCGGCCTCGGCGACCTGCTGGTCACCGCAGTGGCGCAGGACTGGGCGACGGCCGACGAGGCCCACATCGCGTACGGGCTGAGCAGCTGGCATCCCACCGCCGGGACGCGCACGGCGGGCGCGGTCTCCCGGCAGCGGCGCGACGGCCGGCGCGTGCGCTACGCCGGGGGGCGGCTGGAGTACCGCGACGACGCCTCGCCGATCCTGGAGTGGTCCTTCCCCGAGCCGCTGGGGAAGCGCTCCGTCATCGGGGAGTTCACGATGGCCGACGTCGTGACCGTGCCGAGCCACCTGTCCATCCCCGACGTGCGGACCTACATGACCGTCGAGGCGGCCCGCGACATCGCGGCCCCCGACACCCCGGTGCCGGCCGCCGCCGACGAGCAGGGGCGCTCCGACCAGACGTTTCTCGTCGACGTCGTCGTGCGCTCCGGCGACGCCGAACGGCGGGCCGTGGCCCGCGGCCGGGACATCTACGCCGTCACCGCGCCCCTGGTGGTCGAGGCCGTCGGCCGCGTTCTCACGGGACGTACCGAGGCGGTCGGCGTCGTCTCCGCGGGTGAGGTCTTCGACGCGCCGGACTTCCTTCGTGCGCTGTCGCCGCACATCACGGTGGAACCGCGTCCGTGA
- a CDS encoding zinc-dependent alcohol dehydrogenase family protein, with amino-acid sequence MRGVVMYKAGDVRVEERDDPEIVEPTDAIVRLTATCICGSDLWPYRGIEPADHTAMGHEYVGVVEEIGSAVRTVEVGDFVVGSFVISDNTCEICRSGYQSGCVHREFVAQTVGTQAERARIPHADGTLVRTPGQPDPELIPSLLAASDVLGTGWYGAVAAEAGPGKTVAVVGDGAVGLMAVLAAGQLGAERIIAMSRHPERQELARFYGATDIVEERGDAGVAKIRELTGGLGAHSVVEAVGTRESTMQAIGATRPGGHMGFVGVNYDVSIPGFDLFLAGIHLEGGPAPVRRFLPDLIQLIWDRVIDPGKVFDLTLPLEEAAEGYRAMDERRATKVLLTF; translated from the coding sequence ATGCGTGGCGTAGTCATGTACAAGGCCGGTGACGTCCGGGTGGAGGAGCGGGACGACCCGGAGATCGTGGAGCCCACCGACGCGATCGTCCGGCTGACCGCGACCTGTATCTGCGGATCGGACCTGTGGCCCTACCGCGGGATCGAGCCCGCCGATCACACGGCCATGGGCCACGAGTACGTGGGCGTGGTCGAGGAGATCGGCTCCGCCGTCAGGACCGTCGAGGTGGGCGACTTCGTCGTCGGGTCGTTCGTCATCTCCGACAACACCTGCGAGATCTGCCGCTCGGGCTACCAGTCCGGGTGCGTGCACCGGGAGTTCGTGGCGCAGACGGTCGGCACCCAGGCGGAGAGAGCACGCATCCCCCACGCGGACGGCACCCTCGTGCGCACTCCGGGACAGCCGGACCCGGAGCTGATCCCCTCGCTGCTGGCCGCCTCCGACGTGCTGGGCACCGGCTGGTACGGCGCGGTCGCCGCCGAGGCCGGACCCGGCAAGACGGTCGCGGTCGTCGGCGACGGCGCGGTCGGCCTGATGGCCGTCCTCGCCGCCGGACAGCTGGGCGCGGAGCGGATCATCGCGATGTCCCGCCACCCCGAGCGGCAGGAACTGGCACGGTTCTACGGCGCGACCGACATCGTGGAGGAGCGCGGCGACGCGGGTGTGGCGAAGATCAGGGAACTCACCGGCGGGCTCGGCGCGCACTCGGTGGTCGAGGCCGTGGGGACCCGTGAATCGACCATGCAGGCGATCGGCGCCACCCGGCCCGGCGGGCACATGGGCTTCGTCGGCGTCAACTACGACGTCTCGATCCCCGGCTTCGACCTGTTCCTGGCCGGCATCCATCTGGAGGGCGGGCCCGCCCCGGTGCGCCGGTTCCTGCCGGACCTGATCCAGCTGATCTGGGACCGCGTGATTGACCCCGGCAAGGTCTTCGACCTGACCCTGCCGCTGGAGGAGGCCGCGGAGGGCTACCGGGCCATGGACGAGCGGCGCGCCACCAAGGTGCTGCTCACCTTCTGA
- a CDS encoding helix-turn-helix transcriptional regulator, whose product MDHRDEVREFLTSRRAKITPERAGLPAGTRRRVPGLRRSEVAALADVSVEYYAKLERGNLAGVSPAVLEAVARALQLDDAERAHLLHLAQAQEGSDGLARPRARSGRQRTLHPSLQWTLDAVTAGAAIVVNGRLDLLAANLLARAFYSDVYDGHADGGPAPNLARYQFLDPAARRFYRDWDLAADMTVDLLRTEAGRNPHDRDLHDLVGELSTRSDAFRTRWGAHNVTRHGTGVKRFRHPVVGELTLAWESLAMSAEPGLNVTVYTAEPGSSSEAGLRLLSSWAATQGPADSTPRSPAGPPQ is encoded by the coding sequence GTGGACCATCGTGACGAAGTCCGCGAGTTCCTCACCTCGCGGCGAGCCAAGATCACCCCCGAGCGGGCGGGGCTGCCGGCCGGCACCCGGCGTCGGGTGCCGGGTCTGCGTCGCAGCGAGGTCGCGGCGCTGGCGGACGTCAGCGTCGAGTACTACGCGAAACTGGAGCGCGGCAACCTCGCCGGCGTCTCGCCCGCCGTGCTCGAGGCCGTCGCCCGCGCGCTGCAACTCGACGACGCGGAGCGTGCCCACCTGCTGCACCTCGCCCAGGCCCAGGAGGGTTCCGACGGACTCGCCCGTCCCCGGGCGCGCTCCGGCAGGCAGCGGACCCTGCACCCCAGTCTGCAGTGGACCCTGGACGCCGTCACCGCAGGAGCCGCGATCGTCGTCAACGGGCGCCTGGACCTGCTCGCGGCCAACCTGCTCGCCCGCGCCTTCTACAGCGACGTCTACGACGGCCACGCCGACGGCGGGCCTGCGCCGAACCTGGCCCGCTACCAGTTCCTCGACCCCGCGGCCCGCCGCTTCTACCGGGACTGGGACCTCGCGGCCGACATGACCGTGGACCTGCTGCGCACCGAGGCGGGCCGCAACCCCCACGACAGGGACCTGCACGACCTGGTGGGCGAACTGTCCACCCGCAGCGACGCGTTCCGCACGCGCTGGGGCGCCCACAACGTCACCCGTCACGGCACAGGCGTCAAGCGCTTCCGGCATCCCGTCGTCGGCGAACTCACCCTGGCCTGGGAGTCCCTGGCGATGAGTGCCGAACCCGGGCTCAACGTCACCGTCTACACCGCGGAGCCCGGCTCGTCGTCCGAAGCAGGCCTGCGCCTGCTGTCCTCCTGGGCCGCCACCCAGGGCCCCGCCGACTCCACTCCGCGTTCCCCGGCCGGGCCGCCGCAGTGA
- a CDS encoding SDR family NAD(P)-dependent oxidoreductase, which produces MAMILVTGASSGLGRHTADALADEGHDVVVHVRDPARLSDGNAARWKGVVAGDLAVLDEIRAVARQARAFGRFDVVVHNAGVLHSPDVSTVNTVAPYVLTALMDRPARLVYLSSSLHRTGSTDLARLSAGTASYDDSKLWVTTLALAFASRWAGTSSHAVDPGWVPTRMGGAGAPDDLTAGHRTQTWLATHPDVTPRTGGYWHHRRTQTPHPASRDEGFQARLLQTLESHTGISPDGPASWT; this is translated from the coding sequence ATGGCGATGATCCTCGTGACCGGCGCGTCCAGCGGCCTCGGACGCCACACGGCGGACGCGTTGGCCGACGAAGGGCATGACGTGGTCGTCCACGTCCGCGACCCCGCCCGCCTCTCGGACGGGAACGCCGCCCGGTGGAAGGGCGTCGTCGCAGGCGATCTCGCCGTCCTCGACGAGATCCGCGCCGTCGCCCGGCAGGCCCGGGCGTTCGGCCGTTTCGACGTCGTCGTCCACAACGCGGGCGTCCTGCACTCTCCCGACGTGAGCACCGTCAACACGGTCGCGCCCTATGTGCTGACGGCGCTGATGGACAGACCCGCCCGGCTCGTCTACCTGAGCAGTTCCCTCCACCGGACCGGCTCCACCGATCTGGCGCGGCTGTCGGCCGGGACCGCCTCCTACGACGACAGCAAGCTGTGGGTCACGACGCTCGCGCTCGCCTTCGCGTCGCGCTGGGCCGGCACCTCCAGCCACGCGGTCGACCCCGGCTGGGTGCCCACCCGGATGGGCGGCGCCGGTGCGCCGGACGACCTGACCGCCGGGCACCGGACCCAGACCTGGCTGGCCACGCACCCCGACGTGACTCCGCGCACCGGCGGCTACTGGCACCACCGCCGGACGCAGACCCCGCATCCCGCGTCGCGGGACGAAGGGTTCCAGGCGCGCCTCCTGCAGACCCTGGAATCCCACACGGGCATCTCGCCCGACGGACCCGCCTCCTGGACCTGA